The following proteins come from a genomic window of Geomonas sp. RF6:
- a CDS encoding MraY family glycosyltransferase, whose amino-acid sequence MAPISYFYVCLAALFTSLIMIPPVSKMAVRIGGMDCRDARKLHDREVPRLAGVAIFFAFLLAFIVFIPWRQQSLGFAFGALIIFLTGLIDDLITLSPRQKFLGEGLAALAAVLIGGIRLDSLGNVLGTGELALGALAIPFSVIAIVGIMNSINLLDGLDGLAGGVTAICTVAFGVLAYKSGNVWLLGMSAALVGALFGFLKYNTYPARVFMGDCGSLFLGYCMGIFAISLINGSAGRYSEMTSFIILAVPILDTLFVMFNRVRNGKGVFSPDRTHIHHRLLNTGMQHKSAVVTVYCLSQMASVMALFTRKLPDFALATTLLVGAPALYIAFRMLMATLMRHGIHTRRIIPSLWEARTRACRRAVYLSRYLRATIKYLTILVLLMSALIPAQKGLVSPSIAAILLALSLILLLITGDYCNRFLVFTLYFVGGFLVFSLDNVARNEVFLGVRVVLFSHAIFLVLFVLEGLEVLLRRKKGMLVSSGLEYLILLMVLTVPFLPQAMLSQYHLLTVVGKSIILFIAYKMTLTRRATASRSLVVVTQLALLAYMVQVETVCLLVLLGYGVKVGFLEQREKWQRVLHFRPLRPYRMQLVRWQRRSAAVWHPEAIYRVLWWFQLQDGEFDTIAERHGAGSGTPAPAGPMWQKRYPVNYRSSR is encoded by the coding sequence ATGGCGCCGATTTCATACTTCTATGTCTGTCTTGCAGCGTTATTTACGTCGCTGATCATGATCCCACCCGTCTCGAAGATGGCGGTGCGGATCGGTGGCATGGATTGTCGCGACGCCCGCAAGCTCCACGACCGAGAAGTGCCCCGACTGGCCGGAGTCGCCATCTTTTTCGCCTTTCTCCTCGCTTTCATCGTTTTCATCCCGTGGCGGCAGCAATCCCTCGGCTTCGCCTTCGGCGCCCTGATAATCTTTCTCACCGGCCTCATAGATGACCTCATCACCCTCTCGCCGCGGCAGAAGTTTCTCGGTGAAGGTCTGGCAGCTCTCGCGGCAGTCCTCATCGGCGGGATACGCCTCGACTCCCTCGGCAACGTCCTCGGCACCGGCGAACTCGCACTCGGCGCACTCGCCATCCCCTTTTCCGTCATCGCCATCGTAGGGATCATGAACTCCATAAACCTGCTCGACGGCCTCGACGGCCTGGCAGGGGGGGTGACCGCCATCTGCACCGTCGCCTTCGGGGTTCTCGCCTACAAGTCCGGCAACGTGTGGCTCCTCGGCATGTCCGCCGCACTGGTCGGCGCACTCTTCGGCTTCCTGAAATACAACACCTATCCCGCCCGCGTCTTCATGGGGGACTGCGGCTCCCTCTTTCTCGGCTACTGCATGGGGATCTTCGCCATAAGCCTCATCAACGGAAGCGCGGGGAGATACTCGGAGATGACCTCCTTCATCATCCTTGCGGTGCCGATCCTCGACACCCTCTTTGTCATGTTCAACAGGGTCAGGAACGGCAAGGGGGTCTTCTCGCCGGACCGCACCCACATCCATCACCGTCTGCTGAACACCGGGATGCAGCACAAGTCGGCCGTGGTTACCGTCTACTGCCTCAGCCAGATGGCCAGCGTCATGGCTCTCTTCACGAGGAAGCTCCCTGACTTCGCGCTCGCCACCACGCTCCTTGTCGGCGCGCCCGCCCTCTACATCGCCTTCAGGATGCTGATGGCCACCCTCATGCGTCACGGCATTCACACGAGGCGGATCATTCCTTCCCTGTGGGAGGCGCGCACCAGGGCGTGCCGCCGCGCCGTTTATCTCTCGCGCTACCTGCGGGCGACCATAAAGTATCTGACGATCCTCGTGCTCCTTATGTCGGCACTCATCCCGGCGCAGAAGGGGCTGGTTTCCCCGTCTATCGCGGCGATTCTCCTGGCGCTCTCCCTGATTCTTCTCCTGATCACGGGAGACTACTGCAACCGTTTCCTCGTCTTTACCCTCTACTTCGTCGGCGGTTTCCTCGTCTTCTCGCTGGACAACGTTGCACGAAACGAAGTCTTCCTCGGTGTCAGGGTCGTCCTCTTTTCCCACGCCATCTTCCTGGTTCTCTTCGTCCTGGAGGGACTCGAAGTACTCCTGCGGCGTAAAAAAGGGATGCTGGTGAGTTCGGGGCTCGAGTACCTGATCCTTCTCATGGTCCTCACCGTCCCCTTCCTGCCGCAAGCGATGCTGAGCCAGTACCACCTCCTCACGGTGGTGGGGAAATCGATCATCCTCTTTATCGCCTACAAGATGACGCTGACGCGCAGGGCGACCGCGAGCCGCAGCCTCGTGGTGGTTACCCAGCTCGCCCTTCTTGCCTACATGGTGCAGGTGGAGACGGTCTGCCTCCTCGTTCTCTTGGGGTATGGGGTGAAGGTGGGTTTCCTGGAGCAAAGGGAGAAATGGCAAAGGGTCCTCCACTTCCGGCCGCTGCGCCCGTACCGGATGCAGCTGGTGCGCTGGCAGAGGCGCTCTGCCGCCGTATGGCACCCCGAGGCGATATACCGGGTGCTCTGGTGGTTCCAGCTGCAGGATGGCGAATTCGACACGATCGCTGAGCGCCACGGTGCGGGGAGCGGCACACCTGCCCCGGCCGGCCCGATGTGGCAGAAGCGCTACCCGGTTAATTACCGCTCGAGCAGATAG